The following proteins are encoded in a genomic region of Asterias amurensis chromosome 5, ASM3211899v1:
- the LOC139936935 gene encoding uncharacterized protein isoform X1 codes for MMPIRNIDGHLFSGNNMSASSRVRTVVTEQRQTLRLRVNKLQQQVVSEFETELEVTKREMEKSGLGADEIDKFVDSRFDKLNGIFFKCSNELREDVKAKKPKKPTGDDPKEQAEYEEQVREYKSYVEYALTIISRLTDFIKEVFEKIKEFFRSLWNWIKSKFQDIAKKVGEFVKFMKEKFGSLVDYIFG; via the exons ATGATGCCGATCCGAAACATTGATGGACATCTTTTCTCG GGAAACAACATGAGTGCCTCCAGTAGAGTAAGAACCGTTGTCACGGAGCAAAGGCAGACTCTACGCCTCCGTGTTAATAAGCTGCAACAACAGGTGGTATCCGAATTCGAGACAGAGCTTGAGGTAACGAAAAGAGAAATGGAGAAGAGCGGACTTGGAGCAGACGAGATTGACAAGTTTGTAGACAGCCGATTCGACAAGCTCAACGGAATATTCTTTAAGTGTTCAAATGAACTGAGGGAGGATGTCAAAGCAAAGAAGCCGAAGAAACCCACCGGTGACGACCCGAAAGAACAAGCTGAGTATGAAGAGCAAGTCAGAGAGTACAAGTCATATGTAGAGTATGCACTGACCATTATCTCAAGGCTCACTGATTTCATCAAAGaagttttcgaaaaaatcaAGGAGTTTTTCCGTAGCCTCTGGAACTGGATCAAAAGCAAGTTTCAGGATATTGCCAAGAAAGTTGGCGAATTTGTAAAATTCATGAAAGAGAAGTTTGGTAGCCTGGTCGACTATATCTTTGGGTAA
- the LOC139936935 gene encoding uncharacterized protein isoform X2: MSASSRVRTVVTEQRQTLRLRVNKLQQQVVSEFETELEVTKREMEKSGLGADEIDKFVDSRFDKLNGIFFKCSNELREDVKAKKPKKPTGDDPKEQAEYEEQVREYKSYVEYALTIISRLTDFIKEVFEKIKEFFRSLWNWIKSKFQDIAKKVGEFVKFMKEKFGSLVDYIFG; the protein is encoded by the coding sequence ATGAGTGCCTCCAGTAGAGTAAGAACCGTTGTCACGGAGCAAAGGCAGACTCTACGCCTCCGTGTTAATAAGCTGCAACAACAGGTGGTATCCGAATTCGAGACAGAGCTTGAGGTAACGAAAAGAGAAATGGAGAAGAGCGGACTTGGAGCAGACGAGATTGACAAGTTTGTAGACAGCCGATTCGACAAGCTCAACGGAATATTCTTTAAGTGTTCAAATGAACTGAGGGAGGATGTCAAAGCAAAGAAGCCGAAGAAACCCACCGGTGACGACCCGAAAGAACAAGCTGAGTATGAAGAGCAAGTCAGAGAGTACAAGTCATATGTAGAGTATGCACTGACCATTATCTCAAGGCTCACTGATTTCATCAAAGaagttttcgaaaaaatcaAGGAGTTTTTCCGTAGCCTCTGGAACTGGATCAAAAGCAAGTTTCAGGATATTGCCAAGAAAGTTGGCGAATTTGTAAAATTCATGAAAGAGAAGTTTGGTAGCCTGGTCGACTATATCTTTGGGTAA
- the LOC139936936 gene encoding uncharacterized protein: MVLYYAVVLLAFAAFGRSLGQYSNENATALCVPASHIPVGLHTGVCEHDQPMLVTRNRQITAFRTEAHRVPCGWQNTDSCIMHRPTYYLAFEEVRQMERRKAIFCCPGYTGDPNTLAGCSPVCSNPCAHEGICVAPNVCACISGWTGPSCNTPCPVNMYGVQCLEMCRCENGGICNPTTGACECPAGYRGVYCEIQCAEGTYGLECTGLCECHNGASCDFVTGACFCSPGYQGQYCAAFCDQGLFGARCSKTCRCSQSDSYCYAVDGRCSCGPGYIGEFCHDRCVEGLYGMRCESPCLCENAATCNHVDGMCVCAPGYTGVKCGVVCSPDTYGRNCEQRCRCQNGDCHHVTGECSCFAGWIGDDCNTPCSAGFYGQGCSKMCRCMNGGVCHHVTGACRCTAGWQGEFCADPCTSGSFGIGCLKSCQCQNGGSCHHIDGSCICSPGWKGSVCSEVCAAGFYGRQCSERCQCANGASCYHITGACQCTAGWQGEFCASPCREGTFGLRCTENCRCENGAGCDHIDGQCSCTRGWQGVFCNLPCDQGLFGYDCQTECRCQNDAQCHHVDGSCSCTDGYIGLTCSDVCTAGFYGRNCLENCLCQSGGVCHHITGICTCLAGWIGPACAQPCPIGRYGLDCSTDCLCQNDASCNNVDGRCNCAPGWMGVVCDQPCSPPYFGMGCEKVCRCLNGAACSHIDGMCTCAAGWKGERCDLPCDEGFYGFNCNQRCQCVNGGICDTVSGACTCPPGWRLFCSDPCETGFYGQDCSGVCRCQNGAECSRFDGTCVCSSGWYGASCDTPCLPGTFGSGCEKICRCNNDATCSRFDGRCTCQPGWTGRSCETPCTQGFFGRDCASRCLCENSGSCSPVDGTCSCSDGWMGQYCQDPCTESWYGPNCVNYCRCENSAACSRVDGQCFCTAGWTGRSCNQECNRGFWGAGCTETCTCLNNAMCSRFDGSCVCAAGWTGTSCGTECRPGQYGPDCTQQCRCSNYAPCNRFSGACTCPAGWTGEFCDQACSRGLYGPNCENNCLCENDGSCNRFDGSCDCRAGWTGTFCNIPCEMDRWGVDCERVCNCQNGGLCSRFDGLCACQEGWMGDTCRMPCQVGFYGVNCEGVCSCLNGGTCSRFDGTCSCTPGFTGPSCAQRCPIGQYGLNCITFCTCANQASCSAVDGRCICRPGWTGDLCDVPCPPLRWGANCAQSCLCKNNANCNRFTGECTCLSGWMGEYCDTACLPDYFGVNCNSVCSCLNGAACSRFDGSCRCGLGWTGANCDRPCAENFFGEDCQNECGCQNGAGCSRFDGSCSCLGGWTGRFCDQPCEEGMFGVNCNSQCQCGNGAACNPIDGSCLCGSGWTGMGCQTPCSEERWGQGCQNRCYCQNGAVCSRFDGTCSCKAGWKGRYCHLSCLQGRHGPGCTSLCQCRNGALCDRFSGRCMCTAGWEGSLCNVECNEGMYGVDCAQTCQCQNNARCDKATGSCYCATGWHGELCTEYCPTGTFGPDCQSQCNCLNGGECDRLMGSCVCMPGWFGTLCEQSCPPLRYGEGCSKVCRCMNGASCDAVTGACSCLSGWMGARCDIPCPHGSFGANCLLSCNCENDAQCSRFDGQCICPPGFVGDRCSQKCYQNTFGLQCTSECQCQNGATCSTFDGSCVCLSGWMGTLCQVPCDEDSYGPYCTGTCMCSNGASCSRFDGSCACQAGWTGPSCSNACPAGRYGTGCLQICQCQNGASCDKVTGACTCIPFQGWTGPFCTEREGMGFSTSQMLYGMNVECSTASTFNLNGYHVFECEDISVDTKRFPNLMTCRQMWVDRVPSMSDGYYQIRTDHVDFCINLLKASGLSGRFQDDDVSIEAWYTCTDTVEYRIQWIDGGWLYKESQDAGYTKDLRCRIPHGKLVL, translated from the exons ATGGTTTTGTACTACGCGGTGGTCCTGCTCGCCTTCGCGGCCTTCGGGAGGAGCTTGGGACAGTACAGTAACGAGAATGCAACTGCCCTGTGTGTTCCTGCTTCCCACATACCAGTGGGTCTTCATACGGGAGTTTGTGAACATGACCAACC AATGCTTGTAACTCGAAACCGCCAAATCACTGCATTTCGGACTGAGGCACACAGGGTACCATGCGGATGGCAGAACACTGACTCATGCATAATGCACAG ACCTACTTATTACCTTGCGTTCGAAGAGGTGAGACAAATGGAAAGGAGGAAGGCAATTTTCTGCTGTCCAGGCTACACCGGTGACCCTAACACCCTAGCTGGATGTAGCC CGGTTTGCTCAAATCCTTGCGCACACGAAGGGATCTGTGTCGCACCAAACGTCTGTGCATGTATTTCGGGCTGGACTGGACCAAGCTGTAACACAC CTTGCCCTGTGAACATGTATGGTGTTCAGTGTCTAGAAATGTGTAGGTGTGAAAATGGCGGCATATGTAACCCAACGACTGGTGCGTGTGAATGCCCGGCTGGGTACAGAGGTGTTTACTGCGAGATACAATGTGCAGAGGGAACTTACGGTCTTGAGTGCACCGGGCTGTGCGAGTGTCACAACGGCGCATCGTGTGATTTTGTTACGGGAGCGTGCTTCTGTTCTCCAGGCTACCAGGGCCAATATTGTGCAGCGTTCTGCGACCAGGGTTTGTTTGGTGCTCGGTGCAGCAAAACGTGCCGCTGTTCGCAGAGCGATAGCTACTGCTACGCTGTTGACGGACGTTGCTCATGCGGGCCGGGATACATCGGGGAGTTCTGCCATGATAGGTGCGTTGAGGGCTTGTACGGCATGCGGTGTGAGTCGCCGTGTCTCTGCGAGAATGCAGCCACGTGCAATCATGTCGACGGAATGTGCGTGTGCGCACCTGGGTACACTGGGGTCAAATGTGGGGTTGTTTGTTCTCCAGATACATACGGGCGAAACTGCGAGCAACGATGTCGATGTCAAAACGGCGATTGCCACCATGTGACCGGGGAATGTTCATGCTTTGCCGGTTGGATTGGAGATGACTGTAACACTCCGTGTTCAGCCGGTTTCTACGGACAGGGTTGCTCAAAGATGTGTCGCTGTATGAACGGAGGGGTGTGTCATCACGTCACCGGTGCATGCAGGTGTACTGCGGGATGGCAAGGAGAATTCTGTGCGGACCCCTGCACATCTGGGTCATTTGGTATCGGCTGTCTCAAATCATGCCAGTGTCAGAATGGTGGCTCATGTCATCACATCGACGGCTCATGTATCTGTTCACCAGGATGGAAGGGCTCTGTTTGCAGTGAAGTTTGTGCTGCAGGCTTCTATGGACGACAATGTAGCGAGAGATGCCAGTGTGCAAATGGTGCGTCCTGCTATCACATCACAGGGGCATGTCAGTGCACTGCCGGGTGGCAGGGTGAATTCTGTGCGAGTCCTTGTCGTGAAGGTACTTTTGGTCTTCGATGCACCGAGAACTGCCGGTGTGAAAACGGTGCGGGCTGTGATCACATAGATGGGCAGTGTTCGTGCACTCGTGGCTGGCAAGGGGTGTTTTGTAATCTACCGTGTGATCAGGGGTTATTCGGCTACGACTGTCAAACAGAGTGTCGCTGCCAAAACGACGCACAGTGTCATCATGTTGATGGGTCTTGTAGTTGCACAGACGGTTACATTGGTCTTACATGCTCTGATGTGTGCACCGCTGGATTTTATGGTCGGAACTGTCTCGAAAACTGCTTATGTCAAAGTGGAGGTGTTTGCCAtcatatcacaggcatatgtACTTGCCTTGCTGGGTGGATAGGGCCTGCCTGTGCCCAACCTTGCCCTATTGGTCGGTATGGACTTGACTGTTCAACTGATTGTTTGTGTCAAAATGACGCCTCTTGTAACAACGTTGATGGAAGATGTAACTGTGCGCCAGGGTGGATGGGAGTAGTGTGCGACCAGCCGTGCAGTCCTCCTTACTTCGGTATGGGATGTGAGAAAGTGTGTAGATGTCTGAATGGTGCTGCTTGTAGTCACATCGATGGTATGTGCACATGTGCTGCTGGTTGGAAAGGTGAGCGATGCGACTTACCGTGTGATGAGGGCTTCTACGGTTTCAACTGTAACCAACGGTGTCAATGTGTGAACGGTGGGATATGTGATACTGTGAGTGGAGCTTGCACCTGCCCACCGGGATGGAGATTGTTCTGTTCTGATCCTTGTGAGACAGGCTTCTATGGTCAAGATTGCTCGGGCGTATGTAGATGTCAGAATGGTGCTGAATGTAGCCGTTTTGATGGTACATGTGTCTGCTCTTCGGGCTGGTACGGAGCCTCGTGTGACACTCCATGTCTGCCCGGGACATTTGGGTCTGGTTGTGAGAAAATATGTAGATGTAACAACGATGCCACTTGTTCGCGTTTCGATGGCAGGTGTACGTGTCAACCAGGTTGGACAGGACGGTCTTGTGAAACACCATGCACACAGGGCTTCTTTGGAAGGGACTGTGCATCTCGTTGTCTTTGTGAGAATAGTGGGTCTTGTTCACCAGTGGACGGAACGTGTTCTTGTTCAGATGGCTGGATGGGCCAATACTGTCAGGACCCCTGCACGGAATCGTGGTATGGTCCCAACTGTGTTAATTATTGTCGATGTGAGAATAGTGCAGCTTGCTCCAGAGTAGACGGTCAGTGTTTTTGTACAGCTGGGTGGACAGGCAGATCGTGCAATCAAGAGTGCAACAGAGGATTCTGGGGTGCCGGGTGCACGGAAACTTGTACGTGTTTGAATAACGCCATGTGTTCTCGTTTCGATGGTTCTTGCGTGTGTGCGGCAGGCTGGACAGGAACCAGCTGTGGTACTGAATGCCGCCCTGGACAGTATGGTCCCGACTGCACACAGCAGTGTCGTTGCTCAAATTATGCCCCTTGTAATCGGTTTAGTGGAGCTTGTACGTGCCCAGCGGGTTGGACCGGCGAATTCTGCGACCAAGCTTGCTCGAGGGGTCTTTACGGACCAAACTGCGAGAACAACTGCCTGTGTGAGAATGATGGATCTTGCAATCGATTCGATGGAAGTTGTGACTGCCGTGCTGGTTGGACAGGAACTTTCTGTAACATACCTTGCGAGATGGACAGATGGGGTGTAGACTGCGAGAGAGTGTGCAACTGTCAGAACGGTGGACTTTGTTCACGGTTCGATGGGTTGTGTGCTTGTCAGGAGGGCTGGATGGGAGACACTTGCAGGATGCCGTGCCAGGTTGGATTCTATGGCGTTAACTGCGAGGGTGTCTGTTCTTGTTTGAACGGTGGTACTTGTTCAAGGTTTGATGGTACGTGTTCCTGCACCCCAGGATTCACTGGACCTTCATGCGCTCAACGTTGTCCAATTGGTCAGTATGGACTCAACTGTATTACCTTTTGCACGTGTGCCAATCAGGCGTCCTGCTCTGCTGTTGATGGACGCTGTATCTGTCGACCGGGCTGGACCGGGGACCTCTGTGACGTGCCGTGTCCTCCATTGCGATGGGGTGCTAATTGTGCTCAATCTTGTTTGTGCAAAAACAATGCCAACTGCAACCGATTCACTGGCGAATGTACCTGCCTTAGTGGTTGGATGGGCGAGTATTGTGACACAGCCTGTCTCCCAGACTACTTCGGGGTAAACTGTAACTCAGTGTGCTCATGTTTGAACGGGGCAGCTTGCTCTCGATTTGACGGGTCATGCAGATGTGGTTTAGGCTGGACTGGAGCTAACTGTGATAGGCCTTGTGCGGAGAATTTCTTCGGAGAAGACTGCCAGAACGAATGCGGTTGTCAGAATGGTGCAGGTTGTAGCAGATTCGACGGGTCGTGTTCCTGTTTGGGCGGTTGGACAGGAAGGTTTTGCGATCAGCCTTGTGAGGAGGGAATGTTTGGTGTCAATTGTAACTCTCAGTGTCAGTGTGGGAATGGAGCAGCGTGCAATCCTATTGATGGATCTTGCTTATGTGGGTCAGGGTGGACTGGGATGGGGTGTCAGACCCCTTGTTCTGAAGAAAGATGGGGACAAGGGTGTCAGAACAGATGCTACTGTCAGAATGGTGCCGTCTGCTCCAGGTTTGATGGGACATGTTCTTGCAAAGCCGGGTGGAAGGGACGCTATTGCCACCTCTCATGTCTCCAAGGCAGGCACGGTCCTGGATGCACATCACTCTGCCAATGTAGAAATGGCGCTTTGTGTGACAGATTCAGTGGACGGTGCATGTGTACTGCTGGTTGGGAGGGTTCGCTTTGCAATGTTGAATGTAATGAGGGGATGTACGGAGTAGACTGTGCTCAGACCTGCCAATGTCAAAACAACGCGAGGTGCGACAAAGCTACGGGGAGTTGTTACTGCGCCACCGGCTGGCACGGTGAGCTTTGTACAGAATATTGTCCGACGGGCACCTTTGGTCCGGACTGTCAAAGTCAATGCAACTGTTTGAATGGTGGCGAATGTGACCGGTTGATGGGGTCTTGTGTGTGCATGCCTGGCTGGTTTGGTACGTTATGCGAGCAGTCGTGCCCACCGTTGAGATATGGGGAAGGTTGCTCCAAAGTCTGCAGGTGTATGAATGGGGCTTCGTGTGATGCAGTTACTGGTGCATGCAGTTGTTTATCTGGCTGGATGGGAGCACGCTGTGATATCCCGTGTCCACACGGGTCCTTTGGAGCAAATTGTCTGTTGTCCTGCAACTGTGAAAACGACGCACAGTGTTCAAGGTTTGACGGTCAGTGCATATGTCCACCAGGGTTCGTTGGCGATCGATGCAGCCAGAAATGCTATCAGAACACCTTTGGACTACAATGCACGAGCGAGTGTCAATGTCAGAATGGGGCCACCTGCTCGACATTCGACGGTTCCTGTGTCTGTCTGAGTGGCTGGATGGGGACGCTTTGCCAGGTCCCATGCGACGAAGACTCATACGGGCCGTATTGTACGGGCACGTGCATGTGTTCCAACGGAGCTTCATGCTCTCGGTTCGACGGTAGTTGTGCCTGTCAGGCAGGGTGGACGGGTCCGTCTTGCAGCAATGCATGTCCGGCTGGCCGCTACGGAACGGGGTGTTTGCAGATATGCCAGTGTCAAAATGGTGCTTCTTGCGACAAAGTGACTGGtgcgtgtacatgtataccattTCAAGGATGGACAGGCCCGTTCTGCACAGAGAGAG AGGGCATGGGGTTCAGCACTAGCCAGATGCTCTACGGGATGAATGTTGAATGTAGCACAGCTTCTACGTTCAACTTGAATGGATACCACGTGTTCGAATGTGAAGACATCAG TGTTGACACTAAGAGGTTTCCCAACCTGATGACCTGCCGTCAAATGTGGGTGGATAGAGTACCCTCCATGAGCGACGGTTATTACCAAATCCGAACGGACCACGTGGATTTTTGCATCAACCTCCTAAAGGCATCAGGGCTGTCGGGACGGTTCCAGGACGACGATGTTTCG ATAGAAGCATGGTACACATGCACAGATACCGTGGAGTATCGTATTCAATGGATCGATGGCGGATGGCTGTACAAGGAGTCACAGGACGCCGGTTATACCAAAGACCTACGCTGCAGAATCCCACATGGAAAGCTCGTGTTGTAA